In one window of Opitutus sp. GAS368 DNA:
- a CDS encoding TonB-dependent receptor plug domain-containing protein: MKSSKPARLALERSTCISLLLSLVLVPRVLSAEDQPPADTKKDSLEGQPLVLSPFIVNTERDSGYKATNSTSGTRLSTAIRDVPMDLEVITSQFIQDTGSSNLRDALRFSGGVVLNSQVDGLVDPGSYDNSSSAGSNDARGVTRDPNQTTYKIRGLITDSVLRDGFTRKGFSDTINVDRIEVVRGPSALLYGVGAFGGIVNYIPKRPEEKARGEIAIETGNEGWQRATLDLTGPLSQTGHLLFRLTGALQQNGSFIDLYKNKQQFISPVLSFRPWANTLITFDNEWGTKKVTGSGDLQNIRGVDISNGSYANSRRADFLLTGVVNLRTFNWGGPDEYHTTGIQNHLLTVDQKLADNLYFRAGLQRTHETRGSQVVANAFINGFNPPFDRNNALDYWNGHFLGDVLYRHYVYRQIGVDPNDTTAQYYLPPTDTAVIQYQWNNDSQDETRDQLRAEFNYKLEAFGTHNFLIGLNYQKSTLDDLLKSNPRSSNTRGALNRDQIYDFKAIDDTGYFSLNHQGYGGPSLPVVPLDGAHSIDWDLGYYAVYQGSYLNNRINLIGGLRHDRTDASNSTIAYDATTPTWTPQAKAVSAPPTKTSPQIGLTVKVLPSISIYGVHSTGVVPNYYLTDGAGAPLAPTQSKSDELGLKFELLGGRISGTIAAYKIKRSGTPRFIWWAPNAVRMAKNYNPNQPLAYAIDGITPGFYDYIKNKPYMQVLDPNHTIGPGSNLTFKVPNDPNSAGAQVLNDAQIFQSQSYLNWPGWMFESGYNQALTDGTGNVLLNSPGSNSADGAYVPIDDENKGWDAQIVVSPTNDWQIVATYAHNENKMTSAYKYVKVPYVFGSQWAIWNFPTYGWGTFQGILAKDAYTDPTDSSTYKGIGVGTGQSLDGSPSHVVTIWNRYDLKHIEPLKGFVVGFGGTWQSPEKWMNGYAVDGTWIAVPGADGKLHSLVLSTKSRLSLSAMVEYTYKLTSKREVALRFNIDNLLDDQKRYGLVYADGASYKLSARVSF; encoded by the coding sequence ATGAAATCGAGCAAACCCGCTAGATTGGCACTGGAGCGCAGCACTTGTATATCCCTGCTCCTGAGTTTGGTCTTGGTCCCCCGAGTATTAAGCGCTGAGGACCAACCACCCGCGGACACCAAGAAAGATTCACTGGAAGGGCAGCCACTCGTGTTGAGTCCCTTTATTGTCAATACCGAGAGAGATTCGGGTTACAAAGCGACAAACTCAACCTCTGGAACCCGTCTGTCGACGGCGATCAGGGATGTTCCGATGGATCTTGAGGTGATTACCTCGCAATTCATCCAAGACACGGGATCTTCGAATCTGAGGGATGCCCTCCGGTTTTCAGGCGGCGTAGTCCTGAATTCGCAGGTGGACGGGCTGGTCGACCCAGGGTCTTATGACAACTCATCAAGCGCAGGCTCAAACGATGCGCGAGGCGTAACGCGCGACCCTAATCAGACCACCTACAAGATTCGTGGTTTGATCACAGACTCCGTGCTTCGTGATGGGTTTACCAGAAAAGGATTTTCGGATACCATCAATGTGGATCGTATCGAAGTAGTGCGTGGCCCCTCGGCTCTACTTTATGGTGTCGGCGCCTTCGGTGGTATTGTTAATTATATTCCGAAAAGGCCGGAAGAAAAAGCACGAGGCGAAATCGCAATTGAGACAGGCAACGAGGGCTGGCAACGGGCGACTCTGGACCTCACGGGCCCTTTGAGCCAAACTGGACATCTGCTATTTCGCCTTACCGGTGCTTTGCAGCAGAATGGCAGCTTCATTGACCTCTATAAAAACAAGCAGCAATTTATATCGCCGGTCTTAAGTTTCCGTCCTTGGGCAAACACGTTGATAACTTTCGACAACGAATGGGGGACCAAAAAGGTCACCGGATCTGGTGATTTGCAGAACATTCGCGGCGTTGATATTAGCAACGGGAGCTACGCAAATTCCCGCCGCGCTGATTTTCTACTCACTGGTGTCGTCAACCTTCGCACATTCAATTGGGGCGGACCGGATGAATATCATACCACCGGAATCCAGAATCATTTGCTGACCGTGGACCAAAAATTGGCGGACAACCTTTATTTTAGAGCCGGTCTTCAGAGGACGCACGAGACCAGGGGTAGCCAAGTCGTGGCAAATGCATTCATCAACGGCTTTAACCCGCCATTTGATCGGAACAACGCTTTGGACTATTGGAACGGGCATTTCCTCGGCGACGTTCTCTATCGGCACTATGTGTATCGCCAAATCGGCGTCGATCCCAACGATACCACCGCACAATACTATCTTCCGCCGACTGACACCGCGGTTATCCAGTATCAGTGGAACAATGACAGCCAGGATGAGACGCGCGATCAATTGCGCGCTGAATTCAATTATAAACTTGAGGCGTTTGGTACGCATAACTTCCTGATCGGGCTGAATTATCAAAAGTCGACTCTCGACGACTTGCTTAAGAGCAACCCCCGGTCGAGCAATACGCGTGGTGCCCTAAATCGTGATCAAATCTACGACTTCAAGGCCATCGATGATACCGGTTACTTCTCCCTTAATCACCAAGGCTATGGTGGGCCTTCGCTCCCCGTCGTTCCTTTGGACGGCGCTCACAGTATAGATTGGGATCTGGGCTACTATGCCGTTTATCAGGGAAGCTATCTCAACAACCGGATTAATCTGATCGGTGGGTTGCGGCATGATCGGACCGATGCATCCAATTCAACCATAGCTTATGACGCTACGACGCCGACTTGGACCCCGCAGGCGAAAGCCGTCAGCGCGCCCCCGACCAAGACCAGCCCGCAGATCGGGCTTACCGTCAAAGTTCTGCCCTCCATCTCAATATATGGAGTTCACTCCACAGGTGTCGTGCCAAACTATTACCTGACCGACGGGGCCGGCGCGCCACTTGCTCCCACACAATCCAAGAGCGACGAACTCGGGCTTAAATTTGAGCTGCTCGGCGGGCGCATTTCAGGCACCATCGCCGCTTACAAGATTAAGCGTTCTGGCACGCCGCGATTCATTTGGTGGGCTCCTAATGCGGTGAGAATGGCCAAAAACTACAATCCGAACCAGCCGCTGGCCTATGCAATCGACGGAATAACCCCTGGATTCTACGATTACATCAAAAACAAGCCGTATATGCAGGTGCTCGACCCGAATCACACGATTGGACCCGGAAGCAACCTGACCTTCAAAGTTCCCAACGATCCGAATAGCGCCGGTGCCCAGGTCTTGAACGATGCACAAATATTTCAGTCACAATCCTACCTGAACTGGCCGGGCTGGATGTTTGAGAGCGGATACAATCAGGCATTGACCGATGGCACTGGTAATGTGCTGCTGAACTCGCCGGGAAGTAACTCGGCCGATGGTGCTTATGTGCCAATTGATGATGAAAACAAAGGCTGGGATGCCCAGATTGTCGTCTCACCGACCAACGATTGGCAAATCGTGGCAACGTATGCCCACAACGAGAATAAGATGACCTCGGCTTATAAATACGTGAAAGTGCCTTACGTTTTCGGCAGTCAATGGGCGATCTGGAATTTCCCGACCTATGGCTGGGGCACATTCCAAGGAATTCTCGCCAAAGACGCCTATACGGATCCGACCGACAGCTCGACCTATAAGGGTATTGGTGTGGGAACAGGTCAGTCACTTGACGGATCGCCTTCGCATGTCGTCACAATCTGGAACCGATATGACCTCAAACACATTGAGCCGCTTAAGGGTTTTGTGGTGGGCTTCGGTGGCACCTGGCAGTCGCCTGAGAAATGGATGAATGGATACGCGGTTGACGGCACGTGGATTGCGGTGCCGGGTGCCGATGGGAAGCTGCACTCGCTCGTTCTGAGCACAAAATCGCGACTGAGCCTAAGCGCGATGGTGGAGTATACCTATAAACTGACCAGCAAGCGCGAAGTGGCGCTGCGATTTAACATCGATAATCTCCTCGACGATCAGAAGCGCTACGGGCTCGTTTATGCCGATGGTGCGTCTTATAAGTTGAGCGCGCGGGTCTCCTTCTAG
- a CDS encoding LacI family DNA-binding transcriptional regulator, with the protein MISVKQDSIAKKLNLSIATVSRSLANHPAISAETRTRVQRAAEELGYKRNAARDAGSNQKTKQIPIGVFVGIQPNSSPLATFPLILKGIQERAKSENVSIDVSFQDPTLFNPDARANPVMRQIREGKWRGIILIYPYSHKVVEALARKIPLVSTLEDYDNLSIDSIDTNHHTGIVAMINRLVALGHRKIGFVTWAYVTSGHWSTQRFAAYVTGIFANGLEFRLDWIFNVNKSAPDLSISEIANEAVRKTREDGVTAWVCAADHQAYQLMMDFHARGIRVPEDCSVTGFDGIEPPPSLKPVTSQRVPNETIGSAAVTRILNRIQHPKSHQRKILVETQFVEGATIASPRPLAGVSAEKIPTR; encoded by the coding sequence ATGATCTCGGTAAAGCAGGATTCGATCGCCAAAAAGCTCAATCTATCAATCGCAACCGTTTCCCGCAGCCTGGCCAACCACCCCGCTATTAGTGCTGAAACCCGCACCCGAGTCCAGAGGGCTGCCGAAGAATTGGGCTACAAGCGGAATGCAGCACGTGACGCCGGGTCCAACCAAAAGACGAAGCAGATTCCGATCGGAGTATTTGTCGGAATCCAGCCGAACTCTTCACCCTTGGCGACTTTCCCGCTCATCTTGAAAGGCATTCAAGAGCGCGCGAAATCCGAAAATGTTTCGATCGATGTCAGCTTCCAGGATCCGACGCTTTTTAACCCGGACGCACGCGCTAATCCGGTCATGCGCCAAATCCGGGAAGGCAAGTGGCGGGGCATCATTCTAATCTATCCGTATTCCCATAAAGTGGTGGAAGCGCTGGCGAGAAAAATTCCACTGGTATCGACATTGGAGGATTACGACAACCTGAGCATCGATAGCATCGATACGAACCATCACACCGGGATCGTGGCGATGATCAATCGCCTGGTTGCCCTCGGACATCGCAAGATTGGATTTGTCACCTGGGCCTACGTGACGAGCGGGCACTGGAGCACCCAGCGTTTTGCCGCATATGTAACCGGGATATTCGCCAACGGATTGGAATTCCGCCTGGATTGGATCTTTAACGTTAACAAATCAGCGCCCGATCTGAGCATCAGTGAGATTGCCAATGAGGCGGTGAGAAAAACCCGCGAAGACGGCGTGACCGCCTGGGTTTGTGCTGCCGATCACCAAGCTTACCAGTTGATGATGGATTTCCACGCCCGCGGGATACGTGTCCCGGAAGATTGCTCGGTAACCGGTTTCGACGGCATCGAGCCGCCCCCTTCGCTCAAGCCTGTCACCAGCCAGCGCGTGCCAAACGAAACCATCGGTTCCGCGGCCGTGACTCGCATACTTAACCGCATTCAGCACCCTAAATCACATCAGCGGAAGATTCTGGTCGAAACTCAATTTGTGGAGGGGGCCACCATTGCCAGTCCTCGCCCCCTAGCTGGTGTTTCAGCCGAGAAAATACCTACCAGGTAA
- a CDS encoding AraC family transcriptional regulator, which translates to MAQQLLVAIPESLSVFVAPRMFEKFNLPKGTQGAVWFYRARQTSVWPMHKHSELELNLVISGRASYILGDRRYELRADDLVWLFPAQEHQLIDRSPDYEMWVVVFTPQALKAAVRNSPAAILTERDPAGRFCKSLAHGDMLSLTQFCAELFRNSEHVDILNAGLRYLVLRSWERFAANAGMPHYQTLHPAVENALQMLRRGESDESLGRLSLRAGLSPARLSRRFKTEVGLGIAEYRNRLRLERFIERYGSGNRLTALAAAYEAGFHSYAQFHRVFSRLMGYGPAEHRRRMQHRA; encoded by the coding sequence TTGGCGCAGCAACTTCTTGTTGCCATTCCCGAAAGCCTATCAGTATTTGTCGCACCGCGCATGTTCGAGAAATTCAATCTGCCGAAGGGGACGCAGGGCGCCGTGTGGTTCTACCGCGCCCGCCAGACTTCGGTGTGGCCCATGCACAAGCATTCGGAGCTGGAGTTGAATCTGGTGATCTCGGGCCGGGCCAGCTACATCCTGGGGGACCGGCGTTACGAATTGCGGGCCGACGATCTCGTATGGCTTTTCCCGGCCCAGGAACATCAGTTGATTGATCGCTCTCCTGACTACGAGATGTGGGTGGTGGTATTCACGCCGCAGGCATTGAAGGCGGCCGTGCGGAATTCGCCGGCGGCAATCCTGACCGAGAGGGATCCGGCGGGCCGTTTCTGCAAAAGTCTGGCCCATGGGGATATGCTTTCACTGACGCAATTCTGCGCCGAACTTTTTCGGAACAGTGAACACGTGGATATTCTCAATGCCGGTCTTCGCTACCTGGTGCTGCGCAGCTGGGAGCGGTTTGCCGCGAACGCCGGCATGCCGCACTACCAAACGCTGCATCCCGCCGTGGAGAATGCGCTGCAGATGCTGCGCCGCGGAGAATCCGACGAATCGTTGGGTCGCCTTTCGTTGCGTGCCGGTTTGAGCCCGGCGCGGCTGAGCCGGAGGTTCAAAACCGAGGTGGGACTGGGGATCGCGGAATATCGTAACCGGCTGCGCTTGGAGCGATTCATCGAACGTTACGGAAGCGGGAACCGGCTCACGGCGCTGGCCGCGGCTTACGAGGCGGGCTTCCACAGCTACGCCCAGTTTCACCGGGTTTTCAGTCGTTTGATGGGCTACGGCCCCGCGGAGCACCGGCGCCGCATGCAACATCGCGCCTGA
- a CDS encoding phytanoyl-CoA dioxygenase family protein: protein MPTPLPKTKLNETQLRQFRDEGYVILGRVLSDEQLEGLRGEEARFRANAQVGKDQKNQTLFFSQVGPYSQIVRQVGLEGAHLDALEQLIGPNLMLWYTQFVTKMPDGESGKSEFPWHQDNGYISIEPANNVTVWIALDDVDTRNGCVWVDPKSHLQGLLPHKKKSADSWFLEIKVAGDGVPAVLKAGEAVAFTGLTLHRSKLNHTDRPRRAFFFEYCDPASVAVSLVDHSGDPASAPRSPVIRRAGTWLARGQLPLPPNNKFEA, encoded by the coding sequence ATGCCTACTCCTCTCCCCAAAACCAAACTGAATGAAACGCAACTTCGCCAATTCCGTGACGAGGGCTATGTGATCCTCGGACGCGTGCTCAGCGATGAACAACTCGAAGGCCTGCGCGGCGAAGAGGCCCGTTTTCGCGCGAACGCGCAGGTCGGCAAGGACCAGAAGAACCAAACCCTTTTCTTCAGCCAGGTCGGTCCCTATTCCCAGATTGTCCGCCAAGTCGGCCTTGAAGGGGCGCACCTCGATGCCTTGGAACAGCTCATTGGGCCCAACCTCATGTTGTGGTATACCCAGTTCGTCACCAAGATGCCCGATGGTGAAAGCGGAAAGTCGGAATTTCCCTGGCACCAGGACAATGGCTACATCTCGATCGAACCGGCCAACAATGTCACCGTCTGGATCGCGCTCGACGATGTCGACACCCGGAACGGTTGCGTGTGGGTCGACCCCAAGAGCCACCTTCAGGGGCTCCTCCCGCACAAAAAGAAAAGCGCCGACAGCTGGTTCCTCGAGATCAAGGTCGCGGGCGATGGCGTGCCAGCGGTGCTGAAGGCGGGCGAGGCTGTCGCTTTCACGGGCCTGACGCTGCATCGCTCCAAACTCAATCATACGGACCGGCCGCGTCGCGCATTTTTCTTTGAATACTGCGACCCGGCGTCGGTCGCGGTGTCGCTCGTCGATCACTCCGGCGATCCGGCGTCGGCACCCCGCTCCCCGGTCATCCGCCGGGCAGGCACCTGGCTGGCTCGTGGCCAGCTGCCCCTGCCCCCGAACAACAAGTTCGAAGCCTGA
- a CDS encoding ascorbate-dependent monooxygenase → MKAFVLLCCGLLVTTRGTPIPAEESPPTWSRDIAPILFSNCVECHRPGGPAPFSLQTYESAAKRAKFISRLTEARIMPPWLPSGPHGVFQGERGLSEGEIATLAKWAALSAPAGDLPSAPPVPTVENREWPLGPPDVVVRMPQPFHLSSGPGDIYRAFPISLPASAIPADVRERARIPGTDLLGVAAIDIHPGNRRVLHHAHLWADSSGQARQREIFVGAGYEAFGNPGFPAAAYLGGYVPGTTPRRLPPGIAEALPLGGDLVLQIHYSPSGKPEADQTEIGLYFSREPIKRTVEWLRLGSFNLEIPAGASAHVITDELVIPADCFVLSISPHMHFLGREVIARAIFPDGSIRDLLNIPRWNFKWQDRYNFKEPLPLPRGTKIQVRWVYDNSAANPRNPHSPPQAVHFGPNTTDEMCEFHLFVVPWSIDDYPKFGELMERKMAQKIAELTDEQRQRYGFDAAEKR, encoded by the coding sequence ATGAAAGCATTTGTCCTGCTGTGCTGCGGTCTGCTCGTGACGACCAGGGGAACTCCTATTCCGGCAGAGGAGTCACCACCCACATGGAGCCGGGATATAGCACCCATTCTTTTCAGCAACTGCGTCGAGTGTCATCGGCCCGGCGGCCCCGCACCGTTTTCATTGCAGACGTATGAAAGCGCCGCCAAGCGAGCAAAATTCATCAGCCGGTTGACCGAGGCAAGGATCATGCCTCCCTGGCTTCCGTCAGGCCCCCATGGCGTCTTCCAGGGCGAGCGCGGGCTGTCCGAAGGAGAGATTGCGACGCTGGCAAAATGGGCCGCTCTCAGCGCCCCTGCGGGCGACCTCCCTTCAGCCCCGCCGGTTCCCACAGTCGAAAACCGCGAGTGGCCGCTTGGTCCGCCCGATGTCGTGGTGCGAATGCCCCAGCCGTTTCACCTCTCCAGCGGCCCCGGCGATATCTATCGGGCCTTTCCCATCTCCCTGCCGGCGTCCGCCATTCCGGCTGACGTCCGCGAAAGAGCGCGCATCCCGGGCACCGATCTGCTCGGCGTGGCCGCGATTGATATTCACCCCGGAAACCGGCGTGTGTTGCATCATGCGCACCTCTGGGCCGACTCAAGCGGGCAAGCCCGTCAACGTGAGATTTTCGTGGGCGCCGGCTACGAGGCTTTCGGCAACCCGGGATTCCCGGCCGCGGCGTATCTGGGCGGTTATGTGCCGGGCACGACTCCCCGGCGGCTGCCTCCCGGCATCGCCGAGGCCCTTCCCTTGGGGGGAGACTTGGTGCTCCAGATCCACTACAGCCCGAGCGGAAAACCCGAAGCGGACCAAACGGAGATTGGTCTCTATTTCAGCCGCGAGCCGATCAAACGCACCGTCGAATGGCTGCGGCTCGGCTCGTTCAACCTGGAGATTCCGGCCGGGGCGTCGGCCCATGTGATCACCGACGAGCTGGTGATTCCGGCCGACTGCTTCGTGCTGTCAATATCGCCGCATATGCATTTTCTTGGGCGCGAAGTCATCGCCCGCGCGATCTTTCCGGATGGTTCCATACGAGACTTGTTGAACATCCCTCGTTGGAATTTCAAGTGGCAGGATCGCTATAATTTTAAGGAACCACTGCCGCTGCCCCGGGGCACGAAAATCCAGGTCCGCTGGGTCTACGACAACAGCGCGGCCAATCCCCGCAATCCGCATTCCCCGCCGCAAGCCGTGCATTTCGGCCCCAACACCACCGACGAGATGTGCGAGTTCCACCTGTTCGTGGTTCCGTGGTCGATCGATGACTACCCGAAATTCGGCGAACTGATGGAACGCAAGATGGCCCAGAAAATCGCCGAACTCACCGACGAACAACGCCAGCGCTACGGTTTCGATGCCGCCGAAAAACGCTGA
- a CDS encoding aldo/keto reductase yields the protein MQAAAFARNQRSVSRLGFGAMGLAGWFGTYSEDELIRSVLHALDSGIDFIDTARAYGRSEEILHRALKAWKGRAPFVASKVNPLGPNTKWGCPIAAEVVFPRGHVTREIDLSLRTLGVERIDLMQLHVYWGSWGTEGYWLDELDAARAADKIALAGVSLPDHRHDVALPLVRSGRIDSVQTIMNIFDPFAGDCLIPACLQHGVGVIARCILDEGGLAGFLKADTTFESSDFRSRYFDSVGRDIYLRRVEALRQFVPAEAASLATLAVKYVLAHPGVTTAISSMHVNRFADENIGALREPPLDPAVVETLRLHHRWTRNFYEAKYV from the coding sequence ATGCAAGCAGCCGCTTTCGCGCGCAACCAACGCTCCGTTTCCCGGCTCGGCTTCGGTGCCATGGGCCTGGCCGGCTGGTTTGGCACCTACTCCGAAGATGAGCTCATCCGCTCCGTGCTGCACGCGCTGGACTCCGGCATCGATTTCATCGACACCGCCCGCGCCTACGGACGGTCCGAGGAAATCCTGCATCGTGCGCTCAAAGCCTGGAAAGGCCGGGCGCCCTTTGTGGCCTCCAAGGTCAATCCGCTGGGCCCAAACACCAAATGGGGCTGTCCGATTGCTGCTGAGGTCGTGTTTCCCCGAGGCCATGTGACCAGGGAAATCGATCTGTCGTTGCGAACGCTGGGAGTCGAGCGCATCGATCTCATGCAACTCCACGTCTATTGGGGCTCATGGGGGACGGAAGGCTACTGGCTCGATGAACTCGACGCTGCCCGGGCGGCGGACAAAATCGCGCTGGCCGGGGTTTCGTTGCCGGATCACCGACATGATGTGGCCCTGCCATTGGTTCGAAGCGGCCGCATCGATTCCGTGCAGACGATCATGAACATCTTCGATCCGTTTGCCGGCGATTGCCTCATCCCCGCCTGCCTGCAGCATGGGGTGGGCGTGATCGCCCGCTGCATCCTCGACGAAGGCGGCTTGGCGGGATTTCTCAAAGCGGACACCACTTTCGAGAGCTCGGATTTCCGTTCACGCTACTTCGACTCGGTCGGACGCGACATCTACCTCAGGCGGGTCGAGGCGCTCCGCCAGTTCGTGCCGGCCGAGGCAGCTTCGCTGGCGACCCTGGCGGTCAAATATGTGCTGGCCCATCCCGGCGTAACCACCGCGATCTCTTCCATGCACGTCAACCGCTTTGCCGATGAAAACATCGGCGCGCTGCGCGAACCACCCTTGGATCCGGCGGTGGTCGAGACCCTGCGCTTGCATCACCGCTGGACCCGGAATTTCTACGAGGCCAAGTATGTGTAG
- a CDS encoding creatininase family protein produces the protein MKTSARCANHPWIRRWSRPCACITAGPGISTRPSMCSGRCDARKQTGVACVHWAELLPDEFRARRAAAPLAWLPLGLCEPHGHIAAYGLDTIKAEWLCTEAARRFGGIVVPTQAWHIHETGYHARWLEDVIGQEEGELGTLPPDVLLRTFLYQLRALANAGFRAVVAVSGHAGGNQQDLRRVAAAFSARVPVAVDVFADPELVAGTFAGDHAGKFEISQLMAIRPDLVDLSRLRRGDEPGAGGSLAIGNDAAESTLEHGRAILEAQVAFLGKVAKSRLTTALVAPPAERVTFAVTEEIWTGIMRDPKPFVTAHPLPDQAPVASASRWKSGEHFVVTGQPAKA, from the coding sequence ATGAAAACATCGGCGCGCTGCGCGAACCACCCTTGGATCCGGCGGTGGTCGAGACCCTGCGCTTGCATCACCGCTGGACCCGGAATTTCTACGAGGCCAAGTATGTGTAGTGGCCGTTGCGACGCCCGGAAGCAGACCGGTGTGGCGTGTGTCCACTGGGCGGAACTGTTGCCGGATGAGTTCCGGGCCCGTCGCGCAGCAGCCCCGTTGGCTTGGCTGCCGCTCGGGCTATGCGAACCCCACGGGCACATCGCCGCCTACGGGCTCGATACCATCAAGGCAGAATGGCTTTGCACCGAAGCGGCCCGCCGCTTTGGCGGGATTGTGGTTCCCACCCAGGCATGGCACATTCATGAAACCGGCTACCATGCCCGCTGGCTGGAGGATGTAATCGGTCAGGAGGAAGGCGAACTCGGCACGCTCCCGCCCGATGTGCTGCTCCGAACCTTCCTCTATCAACTGCGCGCGCTCGCCAATGCCGGTTTCCGTGCGGTGGTCGCGGTCTCCGGCCACGCCGGCGGCAACCAGCAGGACCTTCGGCGCGTGGCGGCGGCTTTTTCCGCCCGGGTGCCGGTGGCGGTCGATGTTTTCGCCGACCCCGAGCTGGTCGCCGGCACGTTTGCGGGTGACCATGCCGGCAAGTTTGAGATCTCGCAGCTGATGGCCATCCGGCCTGACCTCGTCGACCTGAGCCGGCTGCGCCGCGGCGACGAACCGGGCGCGGGCGGCTCCCTGGCCATCGGTAACGATGCCGCGGAGTCGACGCTTGAACACGGCCGCGCTATTCTTGAGGCCCAAGTGGCCTTCCTGGGGAAGGTCGCCAAATCCCGTCTCACCACCGCGCTGGTGGCGCCCCCGGCAGAACGCGTTACTTTCGCAGTGACCGAGGAAATCTGGACTGGAATCATGCGCGATCCGAAACCGTTCGTGACCGCCCACCCTCTGCCCGATCAAGCGCCGGTTGCGTCGGCTTCACGCTGGAAGTCGGGTGAGCACTTTGTCGTCACGGGGCAGCCCGCGAAAGCCTGA
- a CDS encoding zinc-binding alcohol dehydrogenase, whose amino-acid sequence MIQPPQFKRITFTRPGVVEYASMDEPLIISKPTEVIVRNLYSLVSAGTELACLSGAEWWFPLPNIPGYAAVGEVVARGTAVTKVVLGDVVLTHGPHAGYFKIDTTDRYTGTCIKLPAGLAPELAALARMASIAMTSLRVAHIELGDQVLVAGLGLVGNLAAQLAGLQGGTVIGIDLNEKRRALAQACGLAHTVDPARPDWKDVVRDITGRRGITTFIDATGLSQVIAEASTLVAPRGETVLLGTPRASHQADLTEVFRGIHLPGFVTYKGALEWRYPTFTEEFEKHSVERNSGIIMELAAAGTLVFDRLLTHRVAPERAPEIYAGLKNGQDEYLGIMFDWTT is encoded by the coding sequence ATGATTCAGCCGCCCCAGTTCAAGCGGATTACTTTCACTCGGCCGGGCGTCGTCGAATACGCGTCGATGGACGAGCCACTAATCATCTCAAAGCCTACCGAGGTGATCGTCAGAAACCTTTACTCCTTGGTCAGTGCCGGCACCGAACTGGCGTGCCTGAGTGGAGCGGAATGGTGGTTTCCGTTGCCGAACATCCCCGGTTACGCGGCGGTCGGCGAAGTGGTGGCCCGAGGAACCGCCGTGACGAAGGTTGTCCTCGGCGATGTTGTGCTCACGCACGGTCCTCACGCCGGATACTTCAAGATCGACACGACGGATCGCTATACAGGCACCTGCATCAAGCTGCCAGCCGGTCTCGCCCCGGAACTTGCGGCTTTGGCCCGCATGGCGAGCATTGCCATGACCTCGCTGAGGGTGGCGCACATCGAATTGGGCGACCAGGTGCTCGTCGCGGGGCTCGGCTTGGTCGGCAACCTGGCCGCACAGCTGGCCGGTCTGCAGGGCGGCACGGTGATCGGCATCGACTTGAACGAAAAACGCCGCGCCCTGGCGCAGGCGTGCGGTCTTGCCCATACGGTCGATCCCGCCCGGCCGGATTGGAAGGACGTGGTGCGCGACATCACGGGGCGGCGGGGCATCACCACCTTCATCGACGCCACCGGCCTTTCCCAAGTCATCGCGGAAGCCAGCACGCTGGTGGCCCCTCGTGGCGAAACCGTGCTGCTGGGCACCCCACGGGCTTCCCATCAAGCCGACCTGACCGAAGTCTTCCGCGGTATTCATCTTCCGGGTTTCGTCACCTACAAGGGCGCGCTCGAATGGCGCTACCCGACCTTCACCGAAGAATTCGAAAAACACTCCGTCGAGCGGAATTCCGGCATCATCATGGAACTCGCCGCCGCCGGGACACTGGTCTTCGACCGCTTGCTTACCCACCGGGTCGCCCCGGAACGGGCGCCGGAGATTTACGCCGGGCTTAAGAACGGGCAGGATGAATATTTAGGCATTATGTTTGATTGGACAACATGA
- a CDS encoding redoxin domain-containing protein, producing the protein MAIASGGLYDQPSPWWHSLNIHDLDGKDMPFDGKWLVLAFLDVDCPVSNAYVPVLNELARDFAPKGVRFVGVYSESEKETDRMKRHAREFLLGFPTARDQAQRLKHVAGTTYSSEVAVFDAKGTLLYRGRIDNHVGENGASRPRATQHDLRMVLDRLCVGDAGPFPSQNGFGCPLPDSPSDR; encoded by the coding sequence GTGGCAATCGCCTCTGGCGGCCTATATGACCAGCCAAGTCCATGGTGGCATTCGCTCAACATTCACGATCTAGACGGCAAGGATATGCCATTCGACGGAAAGTGGCTGGTCCTGGCATTTCTAGATGTAGACTGCCCTGTGTCCAATGCCTACGTGCCGGTGCTCAATGAACTCGCCCGTGACTTCGCTCCTAAGGGCGTCAGATTCGTGGGGGTTTATTCCGAATCAGAAAAAGAAACTGATCGTATGAAGCGTCATGCTCGCGAATTCTTACTCGGCTTCCCAACTGCGCGTGACCAAGCCCAACGACTCAAGCATGTCGCCGGAACCACTTATTCTTCCGAGGTGGCCGTGTTCGACGCAAAAGGCACCCTGTTATATCGGGGGAGAATCGACAACCACGTCGGCGAGAATGGCGCCTCGCGGCCACGGGCGACTCAGCATGATTTGCGAATGGTGCTGGACCGGCTTTGTGTCGGGGATGCCGGACCATTCCCTAGCCAAAATGGTTTTGGCTGTCCCCTCCCCGATTCGCCCAGCGATCGATGA